CGGTGACAGGTGGCGGCAGCGGTACAGGCATCGCTGCTTTGCTCAACGGCACCACGGATATTTGTGCTTCATCGCGCGCCATGCAGCAGAAGGAAATTGACTTGGCCAAACAGAAGAATATCCAGCCGAGCGAAGTGGTCATCGGCATGGACGGTCTCGCAGTCATGGTCAACAAAAGCAACCCTGCAGACAGCCTGACTCTTGAGCAGATTAAACAGATTTTTCAAGGCACCGTCAAGGACTGGAAGGATGTCGGCGGCACTCCGGGCGAGATTCTCATTCACTCACGCGAAAGCAACTCCGGTACGTACGTTTACTTCAAGGAGCATGTCCTGGACAAGGGTGACTTTGCCACGAACGCGCGCCTGATGACGTCGACCGCTGCGCTGGTGCAGGAAATCTCCACCAACGCGAATGCCATCGGCTACGGCGGCGAAGCCTACGGCAAGCAGGGCAACATCAAAATGATGCACGTGCGCAAAGCAGCCGGCCAGCCAGCCGTCTATCCGACTGAAGAGACCGTTCGCAGCGGAGCCTATCCGATTTCCCGTCCGCTTTTCCTCTATACGAATGGACAGGCAACGGGTCTGGTAAGTGAGTTCATCAACTTCTGCAACTCACCCGAGGGTCAACGAATCGTTCGCGAAGTCGGTTACGTCCCCATGAAGGGCTAAGAAATCACTGAACCCGGGCGGGCGGGAAATACTCCCGCCTGCCCGTTCAAACCTCCCATGCCGTTAAGCAGACAATACTGGAAAGCGCGGGCAATCCGCTACTTCTTCATGACGTGTGCGGCGACCTCGGTTCTTATCGTGGCGCTTGTTTTCTTGTTCTTGGGGAAAGAGAGTATTCCGTTTGTCGCGGAGCATGGTATAGGCGAATTGCTCGGAGATATCTGGCAGCCGGTCTCCTTTGAAGATGAGCAGTTCGGCATTCTGCCGCTGATAACAGGCTCGATACTCGTAACAATTCTGGCCACGATTTTCGCGGTTCCGTTCGGCGTAATCAGCGCAATCTACATCGCTGAAATGGCGTCACCCGTGGAGCGCGAAATCTGGAAACCGGTTATCGAACTTCTCGCGGGTATTCCTTCGGTCGTGCTGGGGTTCTTCGGTCTCGTGGTCGTCGCGCCATTGGTCAAGGAAACCTTTGGACTCTCCTCCGGGTTGAATGCTTTGACCGGCTCCTTCCTGCTCGCGCTTATGGCCATCCCGACCATCATTACAATTTCCGAAGACGCGATTAGGAATGTTCCGCAGTCTTTCAAAGAGGCCTCCTATTCACTTGGTGCCTCAAAGCTGCAGACGATATGGAAAGTCACAGTCCCTGCCGCACTCTCAGGAATTGTCGCCGCGGTCATGCTCGGTTTGGGACGCGTGGTTGGAGAAACCATGGCCGTGATGATGGTCACGGGCAATGCCGCAATCGTCACGTGGTCGCCGACCGATCCCGTGCGCACGATGACAGCCACCGTCGCCGCCGAAATGGGTGAGGTTCCGTTTGGAAGTGAACACTATCATGCGCTGTTTGTCATCGGTGTCGTGCTCTTGTTCATGACCTTCGGTTTGAACATGGTTGCACAGCGCGTTCTTAAGAAATACAGGATAGGCTGACACCATGAGCATGAGGCCGCGCAACATCTCGGAGAAGTTCGTGTACTACACGATGCTGGGAGTCACCTACGCGATTCTGCTCGTTGTTGTGTATATCATCGCGGATGTGGTCGTAGGCGGAATCGGCACCATCAGTTGGGCATTTCTCACGGAAGCCCCCCGCAAGAGTGGCGAAGAAGGCGGCATCTTTCCTGTCATAGTTGGTACATTCTATCTCGTGCTGGGCACCATCACATTCGCACTTCCCTTGGGTATGGCCGGCGCAATCTATTTAAGCGAGTATGCCAAACAAGGCCGCCTGACTCGCATGATCCGCCTGGCCATTGTCACGTTGGCCGGAATACCCTCCGTTGTGCTGGGGCTGTTCGGACTCGGTTTGTTTGTCATATTCATGGGATTCGGCGCATCCATCCTTGCGGGCAGTCTGACTCTCGCCTGCATGATTCTCCCGACCATCATTGTCGCCAGCGAAGAGTCCCTGCGCTCCATTCCTCAGTCCTTCCGCGAAGGCAGCCTTGCGCTTGGCGCAACCAAGTGGGAAACGATTCGCCGCAACGTGCTGCCCTACGCGATTCCGGGTATGATGACCGGCTCCATTCTCGGTGTCGGCCGCGCCGCCGGCGAAACTGCACCAATACTCTTGACGGTCGCGGCCTTCTTCCTTCCCACTCTGCCGCAATCCGTGTTCGACCAATGTATGGCTTTGCCGTACCACTTATACATCTTGGCCACACAGCTGCCTGATGTGGAAAAAGCCCGGCCGATGCAGTACGGTACTGCACTCGTCTTAATCGCCGTCGTGCTTGGTTTTAACATGGCCGCTATCATCATTCGCTCCTATTTCAGACGGAAATACCGTTGGTAACGCATGACAGACGTCGCTCCTCATATTGAAGCCAGGCAACTGAACTTCTACTACGGTCCCGCGCAGGCACTGTTCAATGTGACAATTGCCCTTCGCAAGAGCAAGGTCACGGCCTTCATCGGCCCGTCCGGCTGCGGCAAGTCCACGTTTCTCCGCACGCTGAACCG
The genomic region above belongs to bacterium and contains:
- a CDS encoding PstS family phosphate ABC transporter substrate-binding protein, translating into MRSMIRFATVVVAISMLVIGMGCGKKADKAVEKASIDIKGSDTMVNLMSAMAEAYMKAHPDKQVAVTGGGSGTGIAALLNGTTDICASSRAMQQKEIDLAKQKNIQPSEVVIGMDGLAVMVNKSNPADSLTLEQIKQIFQGTVKDWKDVGGTPGEILIHSRESNSGTYVYFKEHVLDKGDFATNARLMTSTAALVQEISTNANAIGYGGEAYGKQGNIKMMHVRKAAGQPAVYPTEETVRSGAYPISRPLFLYTNGQATGLVSEFINFCNSPEGQRIVREVGYVPMKG
- the pstC gene encoding phosphate ABC transporter permease subunit PstC, translated to MPLSRQYWKARAIRYFFMTCAATSVLIVALVFLFLGKESIPFVAEHGIGELLGDIWQPVSFEDEQFGILPLITGSILVTILATIFAVPFGVISAIYIAEMASPVEREIWKPVIELLAGIPSVVLGFFGLVVVAPLVKETFGLSSGLNALTGSFLLALMAIPTIITISEDAIRNVPQSFKEASYSLGASKLQTIWKVTVPAALSGIVAAVMLGLGRVVGETMAVMMVTGNAAIVTWSPTDPVRTMTATVAAEMGEVPFGSEHYHALFVIGVVLLFMTFGLNMVAQRVLKKYRIG
- the pstA gene encoding phosphate ABC transporter permease PstA, giving the protein MRPRNISEKFVYYTMLGVTYAILLVVVYIIADVVVGGIGTISWAFLTEAPRKSGEEGGIFPVIVGTFYLVLGTITFALPLGMAGAIYLSEYAKQGRLTRMIRLAIVTLAGIPSVVLGLFGLGLFVIFMGFGASILAGSLTLACMILPTIIVASEESLRSIPQSFREGSLALGATKWETIRRNVLPYAIPGMMTGSILGVGRAAGETAPILLTVAAFFLPTLPQSVFDQCMALPYHLYILATQLPDVEKARPMQYGTALVLIAVVLGFNMAAIIIRSYFRRKYRW